From Drosophila suzukii chromosome 2R, CBGP_Dsuzu_IsoJpt1.0, whole genome shotgun sequence, a single genomic window includes:
- the LOC108009950 gene encoding uncharacterized protein isoform X1, whose product MLRENPQPRRKSLIGPTYKVTIIMLVIGQIQVSVAMEIKPLKDFLAERYYLSLVQFFISFLSIQLYGFFYHLIVKKPMWVRVLAGLWTYEVNTMSIMKPAKRAPYLSLILSVFLTFLMMIISVIYGNKAIKHQRGLFTTRNKVILWSERIFVLTCFGIIVCAEMKRVAIEFPTLLLYTMISNVFVVIFAASLRRPHFYHHDSNGDYILIGQLYYLNFFALYMGYVWTTASFLELMGWDADVEGIFKYLFYREETE is encoded by the exons ATGTTGCGTGAAAACCCCCAACCGCGCCGGAAGAGTTTGATAGGACCCACATACAAGGTGACCATTATTATGCTCGTCATCGGGCAGATTCAGGTCTCAGTGGCCATGGAGAT CAAGCCCCTAAAGGACTTTCTGGCGGAACGCTACTACCTCAGCCTGGTCCAGTTCTTCATCAGCTTCCTGTCCATCCAGCTTTACGGTTTCTTCTACCACCTCATCGTTAAAAAGCCTATGTGGGTACGGGTTTTGGCGGGCCTCTGGACG TACGAGGTGAATACCATGTCGATCATGAAGCCCGCCAAACGAGCCCCGTACCTAAGCCTCATCCTGTCAGTCTTCCTCACCTTCCTCATGATGATCATCAGTGTAATATATGGAAACAAGGCAATAAAGCACCAAAGAGGCCTCTTC ACCACCCGGAACAAGGTGATCCTGTGGAGCGAGAGGATTTTCGTGCTGACTTGCTTTGGCATCATAGTATGCGCCGAAATGAAGCGCGTTGCCATTGAGTTTCCTACCCTGCTTCTATACACCATGATCTCGAATGTG TTCGTGGTAATCTTTGCCGCCTCCCTGCGAAGGCCCCATTTCTATCACCACGATTCAAACGGGGACTATATACTAATCGGTCAGCTGTACTACCTCAACTTCTTCGCCCTGTACATGGGCTACGTATGGACGACCGCGTCT
- the LOC108009950 gene encoding uncharacterized protein isoform X2 — protein sequence MLRENPQPRRKSLIGPTYKVTIIMLVIGQIQVSVAMEIKPLKDFLAERYYLSLVQFFISFLSIQLYGFFYHLIVKKPMWVRVLAGLWTYEVNTMSIMKPAKRAPYLSLILSVFLTFLMMIISVIYGNKAIKHQRGLFTTRNKVILWSERIFVLTCFGIIVCAEMKRVAIEFPTLLLYTMISNVVSDLKISW from the exons ATGTTGCGTGAAAACCCCCAACCGCGCCGGAAGAGTTTGATAGGACCCACATACAAGGTGACCATTATTATGCTCGTCATCGGGCAGATTCAGGTCTCAGTGGCCATGGAGAT CAAGCCCCTAAAGGACTTTCTGGCGGAACGCTACTACCTCAGCCTGGTCCAGTTCTTCATCAGCTTCCTGTCCATCCAGCTTTACGGTTTCTTCTACCACCTCATCGTTAAAAAGCCTATGTGGGTACGGGTTTTGGCGGGCCTCTGGACG TACGAGGTGAATACCATGTCGATCATGAAGCCCGCCAAACGAGCCCCGTACCTAAGCCTCATCCTGTCAGTCTTCCTCACCTTCCTCATGATGATCATCAGTGTAATATATGGAAACAAGGCAATAAAGCACCAAAGAGGCCTCTTC ACCACCCGGAACAAGGTGATCCTGTGGAGCGAGAGGATTTTCGTGCTGACTTGCTTTGGCATCATAGTATGCGCCGAAATGAAGCGCGTTGCCATTGAGTTTCCTACCCTGCTTCTATACACCATGATCTCGAATGTGGTAAGCGACTTGAAAAT TTCGTGGTAA
- the LOC108009950 gene encoding uncharacterized protein isoform X4 yields the protein MLRENPQPRRKSLIGPTYKVTIIMLVIGQIQVSVAMEIKPLKDFLAERYYLSLVQFFISFLSIQLYGFFYHLIVKKPMWVRVLAGLWTYEVNTMSIMKPAKRAPYLSLILSVFLTFLMMIISVIYGNKAIKHQRGLFVDHPEQGDPVEREDFRADLLWHHSMRRNEARCH from the exons ATGTTGCGTGAAAACCCCCAACCGCGCCGGAAGAGTTTGATAGGACCCACATACAAGGTGACCATTATTATGCTCGTCATCGGGCAGATTCAGGTCTCAGTGGCCATGGAGAT CAAGCCCCTAAAGGACTTTCTGGCGGAACGCTACTACCTCAGCCTGGTCCAGTTCTTCATCAGCTTCCTGTCCATCCAGCTTTACGGTTTCTTCTACCACCTCATCGTTAAAAAGCCTATGTGGGTACGGGTTTTGGCGGGCCTCTGGACG TACGAGGTGAATACCATGTCGATCATGAAGCCCGCCAAACGAGCCCCGTACCTAAGCCTCATCCTGTCAGTCTTCCTCACCTTCCTCATGATGATCATCAGTGTAATATATGGAAACAAGGCAATAAAGCACCAAAGAGGCCTCTTCGTAG ACCACCCGGAACAAGGTGATCCTGTGGAGCGAGAGGATTTTCGTGCTGACTTGCTTTGGCATCATAGTATGCGCCGAAATGAAGCGCGTTGCCATTGA
- the LOC108009958 gene encoding uncharacterized protein isoform X1, translating to MEDRRLRMRAYRKARRKFACVVYMVTIAWMVLALLQWLLVSLISDITLVFINLYWISVIFFALAMVMVTLFIFFEKIRFIIGLNWLITVLIVEFVIIGIFALVARTLWPDLIMWFFICVLLVFLFVLLGSIIPHDLTLDVVILFVMAFIFLIVTIFFVMMHILIAMPYSFVVFQIFISVIVLLFVMYHAQTINGGRFAEMRLNDHLLASLILFHDFIIIFLLTFYAQIVYRVASRASTTTGSPLFGTWADTTPIIENIDEEFATEEDSEVDGEPSRELSPDEESVVFF from the exons ATGGAGGACCGCCGACTGAGGATGCGGGCCTATAGAAAGGCCCGCCGGAAGTTCGCCTGTGTCGTTTATATGGTGACCATAGCCTGGATGGTTCTGGCTCTATTGCAGTGGCTCCTGGTCAGCCTAAT CTCAGATATAACCTTGGTCTTCATTAATCTGTACTGGATTAGTGTGATCTTCTTTGCCTTGGCCATGGTTATGGTCACACTGTTCATATTCTTCGAGAAGATCCGCTTCATCATTGGTCTCAACTGGCTGATCACCGTGCTGATA GTGGAGTTCGTGATTATAGGTATATTCGCTCTGGTGGCCCGAACTCTTTGGCCAGATCTTATAATGTGGTTTTTCATCTGCGTGCTACTGGTCTTCCTGTTCGTTCTGCTGGGTTCTATAATACCA CACGATCTCACATTGGACGTTGTAATCCTGTTTGTAATGGCCTTTATTTTTCTGATCGTCACCATCTTCTTTGTCATGATGCACATTCTGATCGCTATGCCCTATTCCTTTGTAGTATTCCAGATCTTCATCAGCGTTATCGTGCTGTTG TTCGTGATGTACCATGCCCAGACGATCAACGGTGGACGCTTCGCCGAGATGCGACTCAACGATCACCTGCTGGCCTCTCTCATCCTCTTTCACGACTTCATCATCATCTTCCTGCTGACCTTCTATGCGCAGATTGTGTACCGTGTCGCCTCGAGAGCCTCGACAACCACGGGGTCTCCACTTTTTGGCACCTGGGCTGACACGACCCCGATTATTGAGAATATCGATGAAGAATTCGCGACAGAAGAAGACAGCGAAGTTGACGGTGAACCTTCTCGCGAACTATCACCCGACGAAGAAAGCGTTGTTTTCTTCTAA
- the LOC108009958 gene encoding uncharacterized protein isoform X2 — MVMVTLFIFFEKIRFIIGLNWLITVLIVEFVIIGIFALVARTLWPDLIMWFFICVLLVFLFVLLGSIIPHDLTLDVVILFVMAFIFLIVTIFFVMMHILIAMPYSFVVFQIFISVIVLLFVMYHAQTINGGRFAEMRLNDHLLASLILFHDFIIIFLLTFYAQIVYRVASRASTTTGSPLFGTWADTTPIIENIDEEFATEEDSEVDGEPSRELSPDEESVVFF, encoded by the exons ATGGTTATGGTCACACTGTTCATATTCTTCGAGAAGATCCGCTTCATCATTGGTCTCAACTGGCTGATCACCGTGCTGATA GTGGAGTTCGTGATTATAGGTATATTCGCTCTGGTGGCCCGAACTCTTTGGCCAGATCTTATAATGTGGTTTTTCATCTGCGTGCTACTGGTCTTCCTGTTCGTTCTGCTGGGTTCTATAATACCA CACGATCTCACATTGGACGTTGTAATCCTGTTTGTAATGGCCTTTATTTTTCTGATCGTCACCATCTTCTTTGTCATGATGCACATTCTGATCGCTATGCCCTATTCCTTTGTAGTATTCCAGATCTTCATCAGCGTTATCGTGCTGTTG TTCGTGATGTACCATGCCCAGACGATCAACGGTGGACGCTTCGCCGAGATGCGACTCAACGATCACCTGCTGGCCTCTCTCATCCTCTTTCACGACTTCATCATCATCTTCCTGCTGACCTTCTATGCGCAGATTGTGTACCGTGTCGCCTCGAGAGCCTCGACAACCACGGGGTCTCCACTTTTTGGCACCTGGGCTGACACGACCCCGATTATTGAGAATATCGATGAAGAATTCGCGACAGAAGAAGACAGCGAAGTTGACGGTGAACCTTCTCGCGAACTATCACCCGACGAAGAAAGCGTTGTTTTCTTCTAA
- the Hdc gene encoding histidine decarboxylase isoform X2, giving the protein MDFKEYRQRGKEMVDYIADYLENIRERRVFPDVSPGYMRQLLPESAPIEGEPWPKIFADVERIVMPGITHWQSPHMHAYFPALNSMPSLLGDMLADAINCLGFTWASSPACTELEIIVMNWLGKMIGLPDAFLHLSSQSQGGGVLQTTASEATLVCLLAGRTRAIQRFHERHPGYQDAEINARLVAYCSDQAHSSVEKAALIGLVRMRYIEADEDLAMRGKLLREAIEDDIKQGLVPFWVCATLGTTGSCSFDNLEEIGLVCAEHHLWLHVDAAYAGSAFICPEFRTWLRGIERADSIAFNPSKWLMVHFDATALWVRDSTAVHRTFNVEPLYLQHENSGVAVDFMHWQIPLSRRFRALKVWFVLRSYGIKGLQRHIREGVRLAQKFEALVLADHRFELPAKRHLGLVVFRIRGDNEITEKLLKRLNHRGNLHCIPSSLKGQYVIRFTITSTHTTLDDIVKDWMEIRQVASIVLEEMNITISNRVYLKETKEKNEAFGSSLLLSNSPLSPKVVNGSFAAIFDADEFLAKTYAGVRIAESPSMRRRVRGILMSGKQFSLDSHMDVVVQTTLDAGSGATRTNSTNSYGRTTSAAVQGKTEKQASIQEDNEESPEESELLSLCRPSNIPTNDHEHDHDHDHSLSTPSRSCSSTSHSLTHSPPANLFRPIALCGMTLPTPLPRSDVTVSVDSLLTPVTTCNVYHGKRFLEPLESLAQSSASFSSSICRLPTPLATPTRESPDDPDWPTKTFSQLLLERYSSQSQSLGNNSSTKSSSLSGGATPTPTPLSSLDELVTPLLLSFASPSSQPMLSAHGIGEEGLRERESDSDATVCSATSSMESL; this is encoded by the exons ATGGACTTCAAGGAATACCGCCAAAGGG gCAAAGAGATGGTCGACTACATAGCGGACTATCTGGAGAATATACGGGAACGTCGTGTCTTTCCGGATGTGAGTCCCGGCTATATGCGTCAACTACTGCCGGAATCGGCTCCCATCGAGGGAGAACCCTGGCCAAAGATATTCGCGGATGTGGAGAGGATCGTGATGCCCGGCATAACCCACTGGCAGTCGCCGCACATGCACGCCTACTTTCCGGCCCTCAACTCGATGCCCTCTTTACTGGGTGATATGTTGGCGGATGCTATCAACTGCCTGGGATTCACCTGGGCCAGCTCACCGGCCTGCACTGAACTGGAGATCATAGTGATGAACTGGCTGGGCAAGATGATCGGTCTGCCGGATGCCTTTCTCCACCTGAGTTCCCAGAGCCAGGGCGGCGGAGTGCTGCAGACCACGGCCAGTGAGGCTACGCTAGTTTGCCTGCTGGCAGGACGCACTCGTGCCATCCAGCGATTCCATGAGCGACATCCTGGCTACCAGGATGCGGAGATCAACGCCCGGCTGGTGGCCTACTGCTCCGATCAGGCGCACTCAAGTGTGGAGAAGGCGGCACTTATTG GACTCGTGAGGATGCGGTACATCGAGGCGGATGAGGACCTGGCGATGCGCGGCAAACTGTTGCGCGAGGCCATCGAGGATGACATTAAGCAGGGCCTGGTCCCCTTCTGG GTCTGCGCCACACTCGGCACCACCGGCAGCTGCAGCTTCGACAACCTGGAGGAG ATCGGCTTGGTGTGCGCTGAGCACCACCTGTGGCTCCACGTGGACGCGGCTTACGCCGGCAGCGCCTTCATCTGCCCGGAGTTCCGCACCTGGCTGCGCGGCATCGAGCGGGCGGACTCGATCGCCTTCAACCCGTCCAAGTGGCTGATGGTGCACTTCGATGCCACCGCGCTGTGGGTGCGCGACAGCACCGCGGTGCACAGGACCTTCAACGTGGAGCCCCTGTATCTGCAGCACGAGAACTCGGGCGTGGCGGTGGACTTCATGCACTGGCAGATTCCGCTGAGTCGTCGCTTCCGGGCCCTCAAAGTGTGGTTCGTCCTGCGATCCTACGGGATCAAGGGACTGCAGCGCCACATCCGCGAGGGCGTGCGTCTGGCTCAGAAGTTCGAGGCCCTCGTCCTAGCCGATCACCGGTTCGAGTTGCCCGCCAAGCGGCATCTGGGATTGGTGGTCTTTCGGATCCGGGGCGATAACGAGATCACCGAGAAGCTCCTGAAGAGGTTGAACCATCGCGGCAATCTGCACTGCATCCCCTCGTCGCTGAAGGGACAGTATGTCATCCGGTTCACCATCACCTCGACGCACACAACCCTCGATGATATCGTCAAGGATTGGATGGAGATACGGCAGGTCGCCTCCATTGTGCTGGAGGAGATGAACATCACCATCTCGAACCGCGTCTATCTCAAGG AAACCAAGGAGAAAAACGAAGCCTTTGGCTCGAGTCTTCTGCTCTCGAACTCTCCACTTTCTCCAAAGGTGGTTAATGGGTCATTTGCAGCCATCTTCGATGCGGATGAGTTTCTGGCCAAGACCTATGCGGGTGTTCGGATAGCG GAATCCCCATCGATGCGACGTCGAGTGCGCGGCATCCTCATGTCGGGCAAGCAGTTCTCGCTGGACTCGCACATGGACGTGGTGGTGCAGACGACCCTGGACGCAGGCAGTGGTGCAACTCGGACCAACTCCACCAACTCCTATGGCCGCACCACTTCGGCGGCGGTCCAGGGAAAGACTGAGAAGCAGGCGAGCATCCAGGAGGACAACGAGGAGTCGCCGGAAG AATCTGAATTGCTGTCTCTGTGCAGGCCCAGTAATATTCCCACCAACGACCATGAACATGACCACGACCACGACCACTCCCTGTCCACTCCCAGTCGCAGTTGCAGCTCCACCTCGCACTCCTTGACCCACTCCCCGCCAGCGAACCTCTTCCGACCCATTGCCCTGTGTGGAATGACCTTGCCCACGCCCCTGCCCAGAAGCGATGTCACCGTGTCCGTGGACAGCCTCCTGACCCCCGTCACCACCTGCAACGTTTACCATGGCAAGCGCTTCCTGGAGCCCCTCGAGAGTCTGGCCCAGAGTAGCGCCTCCTTCAGCAGCAGCATCTGCCGCCTCCCGACGCCcctggccacgcccacccgcGAATCACCGGATGATCCCGACTGGCCGACCAAGACCTTCAGCCAGCTGCTCCTGGAGCGCTACTCCTCGCAATCCCAATCCCTGGGCAACAACTCCTCGACCAAGAGCAGCAGTCTCAGCGgcggtgccacgcccacacccACGCCCCTGAGCAGCCTGGATGAACTGGTGACCCCACTGCTGCTGTCCTTCGCCTCCCCCTCCTCGCAGCCCATGCTCTCCGCCCATGGAATTGGGGAGGAGGGGCTGCGGGAACGGGAAAGCGACTCCGATGCCACCGTTTGCTCGGCCACCTCATCCATGGAGTCACTTTAG
- the Hdc gene encoding histidine decarboxylase isoform X1: MDFKEYRQRGKEMVDYIADYLENIRERRVFPDVSPGYMRQLLPESAPIEGEPWPKIFADVERIVMPGITHWQSPHMHAYFPALNSMPSLLGDMLADAINCLGFTWASSPACTELEIIVMNWLGKMIGLPDAFLHLSSQSQGGGVLQTTASEATLVCLLAGRTRAIQRFHERHPGYQDAEINARLVAYCSDQAHSSVEKAALIGLVRMRYIEADEDLAMRGKLLREAIEDDIKQGLVPFWVCATLGTTGSCSFDNLEEIGLVCAEHHLWLHVDAAYAGSAFICPEFRTWLRGIERADSIAFNPSKWLMVHFDATALWVRDSTAVHRTFNVEPLYLQHENSGVAVDFMHWQIPLSRRFRALKVWFVLRSYGIKGLQRHIREGVRLAQKFEALVLADHRFELPAKRHLGLVVFRIRGDNEITEKLLKRLNHRGNLHCIPSSLKGQYVIRFTITSTHTTLDDIVKDWMEIRQVASIVLEEMNITISNRVYLKETKEKNEAFGSSLLLSNSPLSPKVVNGSFAAIFDADEFLAKTYAGVRIAHQESPSMRRRVRGILMSGKQFSLDSHMDVVVQTTLDAGSGATRTNSTNSYGRTTSAAVQGKTEKQASIQEDNEESPEESELLSLCRPSNIPTNDHEHDHDHDHSLSTPSRSCSSTSHSLTHSPPANLFRPIALCGMTLPTPLPRSDVTVSVDSLLTPVTTCNVYHGKRFLEPLESLAQSSASFSSSICRLPTPLATPTRESPDDPDWPTKTFSQLLLERYSSQSQSLGNNSSTKSSSLSGGATPTPTPLSSLDELVTPLLLSFASPSSQPMLSAHGIGEEGLRERESDSDATVCSATSSMESL; encoded by the exons ATGGACTTCAAGGAATACCGCCAAAGGG gCAAAGAGATGGTCGACTACATAGCGGACTATCTGGAGAATATACGGGAACGTCGTGTCTTTCCGGATGTGAGTCCCGGCTATATGCGTCAACTACTGCCGGAATCGGCTCCCATCGAGGGAGAACCCTGGCCAAAGATATTCGCGGATGTGGAGAGGATCGTGATGCCCGGCATAACCCACTGGCAGTCGCCGCACATGCACGCCTACTTTCCGGCCCTCAACTCGATGCCCTCTTTACTGGGTGATATGTTGGCGGATGCTATCAACTGCCTGGGATTCACCTGGGCCAGCTCACCGGCCTGCACTGAACTGGAGATCATAGTGATGAACTGGCTGGGCAAGATGATCGGTCTGCCGGATGCCTTTCTCCACCTGAGTTCCCAGAGCCAGGGCGGCGGAGTGCTGCAGACCACGGCCAGTGAGGCTACGCTAGTTTGCCTGCTGGCAGGACGCACTCGTGCCATCCAGCGATTCCATGAGCGACATCCTGGCTACCAGGATGCGGAGATCAACGCCCGGCTGGTGGCCTACTGCTCCGATCAGGCGCACTCAAGTGTGGAGAAGGCGGCACTTATTG GACTCGTGAGGATGCGGTACATCGAGGCGGATGAGGACCTGGCGATGCGCGGCAAACTGTTGCGCGAGGCCATCGAGGATGACATTAAGCAGGGCCTGGTCCCCTTCTGG GTCTGCGCCACACTCGGCACCACCGGCAGCTGCAGCTTCGACAACCTGGAGGAG ATCGGCTTGGTGTGCGCTGAGCACCACCTGTGGCTCCACGTGGACGCGGCTTACGCCGGCAGCGCCTTCATCTGCCCGGAGTTCCGCACCTGGCTGCGCGGCATCGAGCGGGCGGACTCGATCGCCTTCAACCCGTCCAAGTGGCTGATGGTGCACTTCGATGCCACCGCGCTGTGGGTGCGCGACAGCACCGCGGTGCACAGGACCTTCAACGTGGAGCCCCTGTATCTGCAGCACGAGAACTCGGGCGTGGCGGTGGACTTCATGCACTGGCAGATTCCGCTGAGTCGTCGCTTCCGGGCCCTCAAAGTGTGGTTCGTCCTGCGATCCTACGGGATCAAGGGACTGCAGCGCCACATCCGCGAGGGCGTGCGTCTGGCTCAGAAGTTCGAGGCCCTCGTCCTAGCCGATCACCGGTTCGAGTTGCCCGCCAAGCGGCATCTGGGATTGGTGGTCTTTCGGATCCGGGGCGATAACGAGATCACCGAGAAGCTCCTGAAGAGGTTGAACCATCGCGGCAATCTGCACTGCATCCCCTCGTCGCTGAAGGGACAGTATGTCATCCGGTTCACCATCACCTCGACGCACACAACCCTCGATGATATCGTCAAGGATTGGATGGAGATACGGCAGGTCGCCTCCATTGTGCTGGAGGAGATGAACATCACCATCTCGAACCGCGTCTATCTCAAGG AAACCAAGGAGAAAAACGAAGCCTTTGGCTCGAGTCTTCTGCTCTCGAACTCTCCACTTTCTCCAAAGGTGGTTAATGGGTCATTTGCAGCCATCTTCGATGCGGATGAGTTTCTGGCCAAGACCTATGCGGGTGTTCGGATAGCG CACCAGGAATCCCCATCGATGCGACGTCGAGTGCGCGGCATCCTCATGTCGGGCAAGCAGTTCTCGCTGGACTCGCACATGGACGTGGTGGTGCAGACGACCCTGGACGCAGGCAGTGGTGCAACTCGGACCAACTCCACCAACTCCTATGGCCGCACCACTTCGGCGGCGGTCCAGGGAAAGACTGAGAAGCAGGCGAGCATCCAGGAGGACAACGAGGAGTCGCCGGAAG AATCTGAATTGCTGTCTCTGTGCAGGCCCAGTAATATTCCCACCAACGACCATGAACATGACCACGACCACGACCACTCCCTGTCCACTCCCAGTCGCAGTTGCAGCTCCACCTCGCACTCCTTGACCCACTCCCCGCCAGCGAACCTCTTCCGACCCATTGCCCTGTGTGGAATGACCTTGCCCACGCCCCTGCCCAGAAGCGATGTCACCGTGTCCGTGGACAGCCTCCTGACCCCCGTCACCACCTGCAACGTTTACCATGGCAAGCGCTTCCTGGAGCCCCTCGAGAGTCTGGCCCAGAGTAGCGCCTCCTTCAGCAGCAGCATCTGCCGCCTCCCGACGCCcctggccacgcccacccgcGAATCACCGGATGATCCCGACTGGCCGACCAAGACCTTCAGCCAGCTGCTCCTGGAGCGCTACTCCTCGCAATCCCAATCCCTGGGCAACAACTCCTCGACCAAGAGCAGCAGTCTCAGCGgcggtgccacgcccacacccACGCCCCTGAGCAGCCTGGATGAACTGGTGACCCCACTGCTGCTGTCCTTCGCCTCCCCCTCCTCGCAGCCCATGCTCTCCGCCCATGGAATTGGGGAGGAGGGGCTGCGGGAACGGGAAAGCGACTCCGATGCCACCGTTTGCTCGGCCACCTCATCCATGGAGTCACTTTAG
- the Hdc gene encoding histidine decarboxylase isoform X3, with protein sequence MDFKEYRQRGKEMVDYIADYLENIRERRVFPDVSPGYMRQLLPESAPIEGEPWPKIFADVERIVMPGITHWQSPHMHAYFPALNSMPSLLGDMLADAINCLGFTWASSPACTELEIIVMNWLGKMIGLPDAFLHLSSQSQGGGVLQTTASEATLVCLLAGRTRAIQRFHERHPGYQDAEINARLVAYCSDQAHSSVEKAALIGLVRMRYIEADEDLAMRGKLLREAIEDDIKQGLVPFWVCATLGTTGSCSFDNLEEIGLVCAEHHLWLHVDAAYAGSAFICPEFRTWLRGIERADSIAFNPSKWLMVHFDATALWVRDSTAVHRTFNVEPLYLQHENSGVAVDFMHWQIPLSRRFRALKVWFVLRSYGIKGLQRHIREGVRLAQKFEALVLADHRFELPAKRHLGLVVFRIRGDNEITEKLLKRLNHRGNLHCIPSSLKGQYVIRFTITSTHTTLDDIVKDWMEIRQVASIVLEEMNITISNRVYLKETKEKNEAFGSSLLLSNSPLSPKVVNGSFAAIFDADEFLAKTYAGVRIAHQESPSMRRRVRGILMSGKQFSLDSHMDVVVQTTLDAGSGATRTNSTNSYGRTTSAAVQGKTEKQASIQEDNEESPEGMKPRI encoded by the exons ATGGACTTCAAGGAATACCGCCAAAGGG gCAAAGAGATGGTCGACTACATAGCGGACTATCTGGAGAATATACGGGAACGTCGTGTCTTTCCGGATGTGAGTCCCGGCTATATGCGTCAACTACTGCCGGAATCGGCTCCCATCGAGGGAGAACCCTGGCCAAAGATATTCGCGGATGTGGAGAGGATCGTGATGCCCGGCATAACCCACTGGCAGTCGCCGCACATGCACGCCTACTTTCCGGCCCTCAACTCGATGCCCTCTTTACTGGGTGATATGTTGGCGGATGCTATCAACTGCCTGGGATTCACCTGGGCCAGCTCACCGGCCTGCACTGAACTGGAGATCATAGTGATGAACTGGCTGGGCAAGATGATCGGTCTGCCGGATGCCTTTCTCCACCTGAGTTCCCAGAGCCAGGGCGGCGGAGTGCTGCAGACCACGGCCAGTGAGGCTACGCTAGTTTGCCTGCTGGCAGGACGCACTCGTGCCATCCAGCGATTCCATGAGCGACATCCTGGCTACCAGGATGCGGAGATCAACGCCCGGCTGGTGGCCTACTGCTCCGATCAGGCGCACTCAAGTGTGGAGAAGGCGGCACTTATTG GACTCGTGAGGATGCGGTACATCGAGGCGGATGAGGACCTGGCGATGCGCGGCAAACTGTTGCGCGAGGCCATCGAGGATGACATTAAGCAGGGCCTGGTCCCCTTCTGG GTCTGCGCCACACTCGGCACCACCGGCAGCTGCAGCTTCGACAACCTGGAGGAG ATCGGCTTGGTGTGCGCTGAGCACCACCTGTGGCTCCACGTGGACGCGGCTTACGCCGGCAGCGCCTTCATCTGCCCGGAGTTCCGCACCTGGCTGCGCGGCATCGAGCGGGCGGACTCGATCGCCTTCAACCCGTCCAAGTGGCTGATGGTGCACTTCGATGCCACCGCGCTGTGGGTGCGCGACAGCACCGCGGTGCACAGGACCTTCAACGTGGAGCCCCTGTATCTGCAGCACGAGAACTCGGGCGTGGCGGTGGACTTCATGCACTGGCAGATTCCGCTGAGTCGTCGCTTCCGGGCCCTCAAAGTGTGGTTCGTCCTGCGATCCTACGGGATCAAGGGACTGCAGCGCCACATCCGCGAGGGCGTGCGTCTGGCTCAGAAGTTCGAGGCCCTCGTCCTAGCCGATCACCGGTTCGAGTTGCCCGCCAAGCGGCATCTGGGATTGGTGGTCTTTCGGATCCGGGGCGATAACGAGATCACCGAGAAGCTCCTGAAGAGGTTGAACCATCGCGGCAATCTGCACTGCATCCCCTCGTCGCTGAAGGGACAGTATGTCATCCGGTTCACCATCACCTCGACGCACACAACCCTCGATGATATCGTCAAGGATTGGATGGAGATACGGCAGGTCGCCTCCATTGTGCTGGAGGAGATGAACATCACCATCTCGAACCGCGTCTATCTCAAGG AAACCAAGGAGAAAAACGAAGCCTTTGGCTCGAGTCTTCTGCTCTCGAACTCTCCACTTTCTCCAAAGGTGGTTAATGGGTCATTTGCAGCCATCTTCGATGCGGATGAGTTTCTGGCCAAGACCTATGCGGGTGTTCGGATAGCG CACCAGGAATCCCCATCGATGCGACGTCGAGTGCGCGGCATCCTCATGTCGGGCAAGCAGTTCTCGCTGGACTCGCACATGGACGTGGTGGTGCAGACGACCCTGGACGCAGGCAGTGGTGCAACTCGGACCAACTCCACCAACTCCTATGGCCGCACCACTTCGGCGGCGGTCCAGGGAAAGACTGAGAAGCAGGCGAGCATCCAGGAGGACAACGAGGAGTCGCCGGAAGGTATGAAGCCCAG AATCTGA
- the LOC108009897 gene encoding high mobility group protein DSP1, producing the protein MWEINSNIATSTATSISTSRSRGTLPTVLTWSSSNGAGKSECCSAALQPSSGDALHVQQQQEQQQQQQQQQQQQQQQQQQQQQQQQPQQQDTKTRMTTVKCGEHRYRNRHSHQNTATIAA; encoded by the coding sequence ATGTGGGAAATCAACAGCAACATTGCCACATCCACAGCCACATCTATATCCACATCCAGATCCCGAGGCACACTTCCAACTGTTTTGACGTGGTCGAGTTCCAATGGCGCTGGCAAAAGCGAATGCTGCAGCGCAGCCTTGCAGCCATCCAGCGGCGACGCGTTGCatgtgcagcagcagcaggagcagcagcaacagcagcaacagcaacagcagcagcaacagcaacagcagcaacagcagcaacagcagcaacaaccgCAGCAGCAGGACACGAAAACGAGGATGACAACGGTCAAATGTGGAGAACACAGATACAGAAACAGGCACAGTCATCAAAACACAGCCACAATTGCTGCATAa